A window of Candidatus Kryptoniota bacterium genomic DNA:
GCTTATTATCACTATCCTCGTCAAGTAGCCAATGCCTGGTTATGCCCCCCGTATCTTGGTCCATTTTGAGTGAGAAGAAATGAGTAAATTTTCACGAGCAGAATGGAGACCACAGGACATGAAGAAACGATTCAGCGAACAGCAGATCGTCTTTGCCCTCCGGCAGGCTGATGCAGGAACACCGGTGGCTGAAGTGATCCGGAAGATGGGAGTGAGCGAGCCAACGTTCTACCGTTGGAAGAAGGAGTATGCAGGGATGGGGATCAACGAGGTCCGGCGGTTGAAACAGCTCGAGGAAGAGAACCGACGGCTG
This region includes:
- a CDS encoding transposase encodes the protein MKKRFSEQQIVFALRQADAGTPVAEVIRKMGVSEPTFYRWKKEYAGMGINEVRRLKQLEEENRRL